From Halomarina ordinaria:
CAACTTCGGCGTGCCCGTACCGCCTGCGAGGAAGGTCGTCATACCCGCCACTCCCGCACGGTGACGCTAAACCGTTGCGCCTGTTCGGCTCGCCGCGGCCCCTAGACATACCTCGGTGCGTCGAGTGGCGTCGCACATGGCGCTCGAAACGTACCGACTGGTCGTCGAAGAGACCGACAACCGCGAGGGAATCACCGCGGACGTCTACGGCGAGAGCGACACCATCGTCGAGACGACGCGCCTCCCCTACGAGGACTACGGCCTGACGGCGGGCGAGGAGGCCCCCGACGCGAGAGAACAGGAGTTCACGGCGGACGTGCTCACCCTCACGCTCCAGCACGGACGGGGGGACGGCACCTTCGAGGTGCGCGTCCTCGGCGACGGCGACGAACTCGCCGTCGAACGCATCGCGGACGACGACTGGGGCCTCGCCGCCGAGTAATCGGACCGGTCGCCGAGGGAGCCCCCGTACCGTCCGCGAGGTGCCGCCGCCGGCCGATTGTTTTTACGTGAACGCGACGAACCCGGCGTATGACGACCATCAAGGACAGCGTCCACGACCACATCGAGGTCACGGGCGTGGCGGAGGCCCTCCTCGACACCCCGATGGTCCAGCGGCTCCGACGCATCCGACAACTCGGGACCGTGGGGCTCGTCTACCCCTCGGCGAACCACACCCGCTTCGAGCACAGCCTCGGCGTCTACCACTTGGCCGAGGGGGCGCTCGCCCACCTCGACATCGACGGGACGACGGCGGAACGCGTCCGGGCGGCCGCGCTCCTCCACGACGTGGGCCACGGCCCCTACAGCCACAACGTCGAGGGCGTCATCCACCGCCACACGGGCAAGTATCACGACGACGTCGACGACCTGCTCCGGACCGGCGAGGTGGCGGCCGTCCTCGCCGACTACGACCTCGACCCGGCGCGTATCGCCGCCCTCGTCCGGGGCGACGGGGAACTCGGACAGCTCGTCTCGGGCGAACTCGACGTCGACCGCATGGACTACCTGGTCAGGGACGCCCACCACACCGGCGTCCCCTACGGCACCATCGACCACCAGCGCCTCGTCCGCGAACTCCGGTTCGTCGGCGAGGAACTCGTGCTCGCGGAGGGGAACGTCCAGACCGCCGAGAGCCTCCTGCTCGCGCGCGCGTTGATGACGCCGACGGTGTACAACCACCACGTCGCGCGCATCGGGAAGGCGATGCTCCGCCGGGCGACCGAGCGCCTGCTCGCCGAGGGCGACGTCGCCGCCGAGGACCTCCGGCGCTTCGACGACCACTCGCTGCTCGTCGCCCTCCGGGAGTGCGAGGCGACGGCGGCAATCGCGAGCCGACTCGACCGCCGCGCGCTCTACAAGCGGGCGGTGTGGGCGGAGTTCGACGACGTCTCCGACGCGCTGCTCGACGCCACCCACGGGGAGGTGACGGACCTCGAACGCGAGGTGGCCGACGCCGCCGGCGTCGCCGCCGAGTACGTCGTCCTCGACGTCCCGGCTCGGCCGTCGATACCGGAGTCGACGAGCCGGGTCGTCGTCAACGGGAACGTCCGGCGACTGGAGGGGCAATCGACGCTCGTCCAGGCGCTCGTGCGCGTCCAGCGCGAGCAGTGGCGCCTCGGCGTCTACGCGCCCGACGAACACACGGCGGCCGTCGGGCGCGCCGTCGAGCGGGTGCTCGGCCTCGACCTCGACGCGCTCGTCAGCGACGTCCGGACGGGCCGCCACCGGACGCTCGACGAGTTCAGCGAGAACTAAGGGGGCGTACCGTGGCTATCGACCATGGACATCGAGGGGACGATACTGACGGGTCGCGACTTCGACCCGGTCCGGGGCCGGGTCGTCGTCGAGGACGGTCGTATCACGGCGATAGAAGAGGAGCGCGTCGAGTCGACGGACGTGGTGCTCCCGGCGTTCGTCAACGCCCACACCCACGTCGGCGACTCCATCGCGAAGGAGGCCGGCGCGGGCCTCTCGCTCGACGACCTGGTCGCGCCGCCGGACGGGTTGAAACACCGCCTGCTGCGCGCCGCGAGCGACGACGACCTCGTGGCGGCGATGCGCCGCTCGCTCCAGTATATGCAGCGCGGCGGGACCGGGACGTTCCTCGAGTTCCGCGAGGGCGACGTCGCGGGTGTGCGCCTGCTCGACCGGGCCGCCGAGGGCCTCGACGTCGACCCGGTCGTCCTCGGGCGCGGGTCGGCCGACGTCGTCGACGTGGCGGACGGCTACGGCGCCAGCGGCGCGCGCGACGCCGACTTCGAACGCGAGCGGGCGGCCACCCGCGAGGCCGGGAAACTGTTCGGTATCCACGCCGGCGAGCGCGACGACGAGGACATCCACCCGGCGCTCGACTACGACCCGGACTTCCTCGTCCACCTCGTTCACGCCGGCGAGGACCACCTCGACCGCATCGAGCGCGAGGGCGTCCCCGCGGTGGTCTGTCCCCGCTCGAACCTCGTGACGGGCGTCGGCTTCCCGCCCATCGAGACGCTCGCGGAACGGACCACCGTCGCCCTCGGGACGGACAACGTGATGATGAACGCCCCGTCCATGTTCCGCGAGATGGAGTTCGCGGCGAAACTGACCGACCTCGACGCGCCGGCCGTCCTCCGCATGGCGACGGTCGCCGGCGCGGACATCGCGGGGCTGAACCGCGGCTGCGTCGAACCGGGCCGTGAGGCCCACCTGCTGGTCCTCGACGGCGACTCCGACAACCTCGCGGGGGTGCAGGACGTCGTGCGGGCGGTCGTCCGCCGCGCCGGCGTGAGCGACGTGAAACGGGTCGTGCTGCCGTAGCGCGCTCAGACCGGCCGGAGGTGTTCGCAGTCGCCCGCGCTGACTCGCACGACGCCCTCGCCGGTGTCGACGAGGAGCGTCCCCGGTTCCTCGACGTCGACGGCCTCGCCGACCACCTCGCCGCCGGGCGTCTCGACGCGCACCCGCTGGCCGAGCGTGAGCGCGAGGTCGCGCCACGCAGGGAGGACGACGTCCGGGTTCCCCCGGAGCTCGTCGAAGGTCTCGAGGAGTCGCTGGACGAACACGCGCCGCGAGACGGTCGCCCCCTCGGCGCGGAGGCTCGTCGCGCCCTCGGGGAGGTCCTCGCGGGTCGCGTCGGCGTTCACCCCGATGCCGCAGACGAGCCACGCCACGCGGTCGGTCTCGCCCTGCACCTCGGTCCGGATACCGGCGAGTTTCCGACGCTCCTCGCCCGCGAGGACGTCGTTGGGCCACTTGATGCGCGCGTCGACGCCCGCCTCGCGGGTGGTGCGGGCGATGGCGACGCTCGCCGCGAGCGTGTAGAGCGGTGCGCGGGTCATCGAGAGGTCGGGCCGACAGACGACGCTCAGGTAGACGCCGCCGGGCGGCGACTCCCAGGTCCGGTCGAGGCGCCCTCTGCCGCCGGTCTGTTCGTCGGCGACGACGACCACGTCCGTCGCGCCCGACTCCGCGAGGACGCGAGCGCGCCGGTTCGTGCTGTCGAGGCTGTCGTGGTGTTCGACCGTAAAGGGGGCGTCGAGGCCGAACTCGAGGGCTTCGAGCCCCTCGTCGGGGACCGAGACGAGCGCGTAGCCCGCCTCCCCGCTCTCGACCTCGAAGCCCGCCTCGCGCAGCGCCTCGACGTGCTTCCACACCGCGGCCCGGGAGACGTCGAGTTCCTCGGCCAGCGCCGGTCCCGGGACCGGACCGTCGGCGAGCGCGGCGAGCACCCGCCGTCGCGTCTCGTTCATGCCCGCGGTTGCGTCCGCCGACCCTTCTACCTGCCTCTATCGGTCGACCGACCGGTCCACCGCCCGGTCGTACCACGCCGGCCGCGAGAGGCGCGCCGACCCGCTGGAACCTCCGCGGGCGTCGCGTACGCCGAGATGTCACTCGGGGAGTATCGCTGTCGAGCGGGTGCGTCGCTCAGAAGGGAACGTCGTCGGGGTCGTAGCCGACCGGCGTCTCCGCCCCGAAGCCGGTGTCGGCGTGGACGACGTCGATTTCGGGTATCTCCTGGACGAGGCGCGTCTTCAGCGCCTGTATCGTCATCGGGGAGATGCCACAGCCGCTGCAGGCGCCCCCGAGCGCGACGGTGACGCTCCGCTTCTCGACGTCCAGGTCGCGGATGGCGTGGCTCCCGCCGTGCATCTGTATCTGCGGGAAGTTGCGCATCACGAACCGCGAGACGCGCTCCCTGAGTTCCTCCTCGTCTACCCCTTCGAGGCTCATCGGTGGAGAAACGCGCCGACGCGACTTAGCGCCGTCGCTCGTGCGCGCCGTGCTCGCTCCCGCCGTCCTCAGTCCGTCTCCGCGAGTATCTCCTCGACGGTCTCCCAGTTGGTCCGGACCCGGTCGCTCGGGAGGTAGACCGTGCCGTAGCCGCCGCCGCTGTCCCGGACGAGGCCGTTCGTCTGGAGTACCTCCAGGTGGTGGCGGACCGTCTTGTAGTCGAGGCCCAGTTCGCTCGCCAGCTGGTTCGCGTTGCGCGGGCGCTCCGCGACCGCCTGGAGTAGCCGGGCACGGTTCGGGCCGCCGCGCGTCCCTCCCAGGACGTACCAGAGTTCCCCCTCCATCACACGGTTCCTCGGGCGTCGAAAGCACGGGCTCTCGGCCGTGCGAGTTGTGGTTGTCCCTGCATCGGTTGTCACTCGCCGCGACGGTGGCCCGGCACGCGAGCGGCGATGCGCTCACCCCTCACAACGGCCGGGACGCGCTTATCCCCTGCGGCTAGCCCCCATACCGCTAGAGTTCCCCTCTCGGGGAGACTCCGTGGACGGTGAGCCACACGAACCGGTGAATATATTGAAGAATTGAAGCAGATAACCGGAAACGAGATTGTTTTTCTGTCGATTTTGGGCCTAAATTGGGAAAACCGATAACAATTCTCTCGACCGACGTTTATACCGAGGCACCCATGACAGACACAGATAGACGGACGGTTCTCAAGTTGCTCGGCGTCGCGGGGGCGGCGAGCGCACTCGGCGGCGTCGGCTTCGTCAGCGCGAACGAACACGAGTCGAACGAGACGGCCAACGAAACCGACGGCGAGGAGATGGTACCCGGGGCCGCAGGGGGGCTCGCGACCGGTGGCGTTCGCGTCGGCCACCTCTCTCCCGACACCCCGCCGGTCGACGTCTACGTCGGCGTCGACGCGGAGTTCGACCCGGCCGACACCTCCCCCGCGCTGGCCGGCCTCGAGTACGGCACCTTCGCGCCGGGCGCGACGGGCCGGTACTTCGAGGTCCCCGAGGGGACGTACGCGCTGAAGGTCACGCCCGCCGGCGACCCCGAGACGGTGGCCATCGACGTCCCCGAGTTCGAGGTGGTCGAGGGCCAGGACGCGACGGTCCTCGCGGTCGGCGAACTCGACCCCGAGTCCGACGAACCGGCGCTCGAACCGCTCGTCATCACCGACACCGAGGGCGAGGACCTGCCCGACCCCTCGGCGGGCGAGGCCGCCATCCGGTTCGTCCACGCCTCCCCGGACGCCGGGGCGGTCGACATCGCCGTCGCCGACCGGACGGTCGCCGAGGACGTCGAGTTCGGCGGCGTGAGCGACTACGTCCCGAGCGAGGACTGTACGCAGGTGCTCCAGGTCATCGCCGGCGGCGTCCCGGCGCTCGTCCTCCAGGCGTACCTCCCCGGCGGGACGAAGTCGACGGCGTACGTCGTCGGGAGTGTCTCGCCTGACGGTGGCGGCGACGACAGCGCGAACGCGACCACCGCGACGAACGAGACCGCGAACGACACCACCGGCAACGAGACCGACGCCGCGGACACCGGGTCGCTCGCGACCGAGGACCAGCCGCTCGGCGCCGTGGCGACCATCGACGCCGTCGCGCCGCTCGACGTGACGCCCATCGACCTCGGCGGCGAGGCACCGGCTGACGACGAGGACGAGGTGGCAGACGACAACGTCACCGACGACAACGCGACGGACGACGCCAACGAGACGGTCGGTAACGCGACGGCCAACGAGACGGCCGACAACGCGACCGTCAACGAGACCGTCGACAACGCGACGGCCAACGAGACGAACGACACCGGTTACTGAGCGGGTCGACCGGTCGTCGCGGTCCACGTTCCGTTTTTCATCGTTCGAGCCGCTCGGTCGAGACCGTGGACGGTCGACGACGGACGGAGAGGATTCAGTCGAGCGACATCAGCGCATCGCCCATGTCGACGCTCTGGCCCTCCTCGACGGCGACGGCCGTGACCGTCCCGCCGCGCTCGGCGACGACGTCGTTCTCCATCTTCATCGCCTCCAGCACGCAGAGCACGTCGCCCGCCTCCACCTCGTCGCCCTCGGCGACGTTCACCGAGAGGATGGTCCCCTGCATCTCCGCCTCTATCTGCTCGCCCTCGGCGCTCGCGGCGTCACTACTGCTACCGCCGCCGTCACCGCCGGAGCGCGAGCGACGCGGTGCCTGGCGCCTGGACTGCCCGCCACCGCCGCCGCCCGACTGCGGGAGGGCGATGCCGCCGCGTTCCTCCAGGTTCACCTCGAAGCGCTTGCCGTTGACCTCGACGGTGAACTCCCGCTCGGTGACCTCCCCGTCCTCGTCGTCGCCCTCGCTCTCGCCGGGGCCCCACCGCTCCTGGGCGGCCTCTATCTCGCTCGTGTCGAGTTCGTTGTCGAGGTAGTTGGTCGTGTGCGTGCCCGCGACGAACGCGTCGTCGGTGAGCATCAGCCGGTGGAACGGGATGACCGTCACCAGCCCCTCTATCTCGAACTCCGCAAGCGCGCGCTGCGAGCGGACGAGACACTCCTCGCGGTCCTCCCCCCAGACGATGAGTTTGGCGACCATCGAGTCGTAGTCGCCGCCGATTTTGTCGCCCTGCCGGAGGGCGTCGTCGAGGCGGACCCCGATGCCGCCCGGCGGGTCGTACGTCGAGAGCTTCCCCGTCGCGGGGGCGAACCCGTTGGCCGCGTTCTCGGCGTTGATGCGGAACTCCATCGCGTGGCCGTCGACCGCGACGTCGTCCTGTGCGAAGCCGAGTTCCGCGCCCGCGGCCACCCGCAGTTGCCACTTCACGATGTCGATACCCGTTATCTCCTCGGTGACGGTGTGTTCGACCTGGATGCGGGTGTTCACCTCCAGGAAGTAGAACTCGCCGTCCTCGACGAGGAACTCGACGGTCCCCGCGTTGACGTAGTCGGAGGCGGCGACGCCCTCGCGGGCGGACTCGCCGATGCGCTCGCGGAGGTCGTCCGAGAGCGCTGGCGACGGCGCCTCCTCGATGATCTTCTGGTGACGGCGCTGGAGCGAGCAGTCGCGCTCGCCGAGGTGCCGGACGTTCCCGTGGTGGTCGGCGATGATCTGGACCTCGATGTGGCGGGGCGCCTCGAGGTAGCGTTCGAGGTAGACCGAGGCGTTGTCGAAGTACGCCTCGCCCTCGCGCTTCGCGCTCTCGAGTTGCTCCTCGGCCTCGTCGGCGTCGTGGACGACCTTCATCCCGCGGCCGCCGCCGCCGCCCTCCGCCTTGATGGCGATGGGGTAGCCGTTCTCCTCTCCGAAGGCGTGGACCTCCTCGACGGACTCGACGGGGTCCGTGGTACCGGGCACGATGGGGACGCCCGCCTCGCGCATCACCTTCCGGGCTTTCGTCTTCTCGCCCAGTTGCTCCATCGACTCGCTGGAGGGGCCGACCCACGTGATGCCCTCCTCGCTCTCGACGAGGGCGGCGAAGTCGGCGTTCTCCGCGAGGAAGCCGTAGCCGGGGTGGACGGCGTCGGCGTCCGCCTTCCGGGCGGCCTCGACGATGGCCTCCTGGTCGAGGTAGGAGTCCGCGGCCCGCGCGGGGCCGACGTTGTACGCCTCGTCGGCGTACCGGACGTGACCGGCGTTCTTGTCCGCCTCGCTGTAGACGGCGACCGTCGAGACGCCGAGTTCCTCACAGGCGCGCATGACGCGCACCGCGATTTCACCCCGGTTCGCGACGAGAACCTTCTCGAACATGCTGTCCTGTATCAGTAGTCGTCAGATAAATGTGCAGGTAACGGGAGCGGGACGTCGGTTCCACCGACCCCGGTTCCCGTCGGGTGTCGCGTCGACGCGACCGCCCGACGCGACCGCTCCGCGCCGGGAGGGTTCATCATCCCCCGCCCCGAACCGGCGCGACATGCGCTGTATCGGCCATCGCGGCTGTCCCGCCCACGCCCCCGAGAACACCCTGCTCGCCGTCGAGACGGCCGCCCCCCACGTCGACATGGTCGAGGTCGACGTGAGGCGCTGCGGGTCGGGCGAACTCGTCGTCTTCCACGACGAGCGTCTCGACCGCCTCACCGACGGGACGGGCCGCCTCGACCGCACCGACTGGCGGACCCTCCGCGAGTTGCGCGTCGACGGGAGCGAGGAGGGCATCCCCCTGCTGGCGGACGTCGTCGACGCCGTCCCCGCCGAGGTGGGTCTCAACGCCGAGTTGAAACACGACGGGCTGGCTCGCGAGGCCGTGTCCCTCCTCGAGGGGTTCGCCGGCGAGGTCGTCGTCTCCTCGTTCGAGGCGAGCGCGCTCGAACAGGTGCGCGCCCGGAGCGACCTGCCGCTCGCGTACCTGTTTCACCGGCGGTTCGACACCAGACGACGGACGTGGCGACGCGGGGTGCGCCGCGCGCGCGAACTCGGCTGTACCTACCTCCACCCGGAGTACCGCCTCTGTCTCGACGACGACCGGCGCGTCGTCCGGGCGACGAAGGCGGGCCTGCGCGTCAACGCCTGGACCGTCCCGGACCGGCGTTCGGTCCGGCGGTTGCGCCGCGCGGGCGTCGACGGGGTCATCGTCGACGACTGGCGCCTCGTCTAGAAGCGCTCGGCGCGGCCGGCGGCCGCCCACGGGTCGGTCGGCGCGAACCGGGGGACCCGGCGGGTCCGGTCGCGGACGCCCTCGACCCGCCCGGCGAAGCGCCAGCGCCGACCGCCCGACTCCCAGGGGTTCTCCGGGCCGTCACCGGCGGCCGCGAGTGCCGCCGCCTGCTCGCGCACGAGCGCCTCCACCGCCGCCGCGATGGCCGCCGCCTCGTCCGCGTCGACGTCCTCGGGGAGCCCGATCCTCATAGCGGGATGTTGCCGTGCTTGCGACTTGGTTGTTGCTTACGCTTGCTCCGGAGCATCTCCAGGTCGTGAACGAGTCGGCGACGGGTGTCCGTCGGTTCGATGACGTCGTCGACGAACCCGCGGTCGGCCGCCGTGTAGGGGTTGGCGAACGTCTCGCGGTACTCGCCGATGAGTTCCTCCCTTCGCGAGTCGGTGTCCTCGGCCTCGTCCAGTTCGTCGCGGTAGAGGATGTTGACGGCGCCCTGGGGGCCCATGACGGCGATTTCGGCCGTCGGCCAGGCGTAGTTCACGTCCGCGCCGATGTGTTTCGAGGCCATGACGTCGTAGGCGCCGCCGTAGGCCTTCCGGGTGATGACCGTCGCCAGCGGGACGGTCGCCTCCGAGTAGGCGTACAGCAGTTTCGCGCCGTGCTTGATGATGCCCCCGTGTTCCTGGTCGGTACCGGGCATGAACCCCGGCACGTCGACGAAGGTGACGATGGGGATGTTGAAGGCGTCACAGAAGCGCACGAAGCGCGCGCCCTTCAGCGAGGCGTCGATGTCGAGGGTGCCGGCGTTCACCCGGGGCTGGTTGGCGACGACGCCGACGCTGTGGCCGTCGAGGCGGGCGAAGCCGACGACGAGGTTGCGGGCGTACCCCTCCTGGACCTCGAAGAACGAGTCGACGTCGACCACGCCGTCGACGACGTCGACGATGTCGTACGGTTTCTGGGGTTGGTCCGGGACGATGTCGAGGAGGTCCTCGTCGGCGCGGTCGGGCTCGTCCCAGGGCTCGACCTGTGGCGGGTCCTCGACGTTGTTCGCCGGGAGGTACGAGAGGAGGTGGCGGATGTCGTCGAGCGCCGCCTCCTCGCCGGACTCCGCGAAGTGCGAGACGCCGCTCGTGTTCATGTGGGTCTTCGCGCCGCCCAGTTCGTCGAACCCGACCTCCTCGCCCGTGACGGTCTTGATGACCTCGGGGCCGGTGATGAACATGTGGCTCGTCTCCTGGACCATGAAGATGAAGTCCGTGATGGCGGGCGAGTAGACGGCCCCGCCGGCACACGGCCCCATGATGGCTGATATCTGCGGGACGACGCCCGAGGCCTGCTGGTTGCGGTGGAAGATGTCGGCGTACCCCGCCAGCGAGTCGATGCCCTCCTGGATGCGCGCGCCCGCGGAGTCGTTCAGGCCGACGATGGGAGCGCCGACCTCCAGCGCGCGGTCCATCACCTTGCACACCTTCTCGGCGAACACCTCGCCGAGGCTGCCGCCGAAGACGGTGAAGTCGTGGGCGAAGACGAACACCGTCCGGCCGTCCACCTCGCCGTAACCCGTCACGACGCCGTCGCCGGGAATCTGTTTCTCCTCCATCCCGAAGTTGTGACTCCGGTGGGTGCGCAACTGGTCGAACTCCTCGAAGGTCCCCTCGTCGAGGAAGTAGTCGATGCGCTCTCGGGCGGTCAGTTTCCCCTTCTCGTGCTGGGACTCGATGCGGTCCTCGCCGCCGCCCTTCTCGGCCTCGGCCTTGCGCTCGCGCAACTCC
This genomic window contains:
- a CDS encoding biotin--[acetyl-CoA-carboxylase] ligase, translated to MNETRRRVLAALADGPVPGPALAEELDVSRAAVWKHVEALREAGFEVESGEAGYALVSVPDEGLEALEFGLDAPFTVEHHDSLDSTNRRARVLAESGATDVVVVADEQTGGRGRLDRTWESPPGGVYLSVVCRPDLSMTRAPLYTLAASVAIARTTREAGVDARIKWPNDVLAGEERRKLAGIRTEVQGETDRVAWLVCGIGVNADATREDLPEGATSLRAEGATVSRRVFVQRLLETFDELRGNPDVVLPAWRDLALTLGQRVRVETPGGEVVGEAVDVEEPGTLLVDTGEGVVRVSAGDCEHLRPV
- a CDS encoding acetyl-CoA carboxylase biotin carboxylase subunit, which codes for MFEKVLVANRGEIAVRVMRACEELGVSTVAVYSEADKNAGHVRYADEAYNVGPARAADSYLDQEAIVEAARKADADAVHPGYGFLAENADFAALVESEEGITWVGPSSESMEQLGEKTKARKVMREAGVPIVPGTTDPVESVEEVHAFGEENGYPIAIKAEGGGGGRGMKVVHDADEAEEQLESAKREGEAYFDNASVYLERYLEAPRHIEVQIIADHHGNVRHLGERDCSLQRRHQKIIEEAPSPALSDDLRERIGESAREGVAASDYVNAGTVEFLVEDGEFYFLEVNTRIQVEHTVTEEITGIDIVKWQLRVAAGAELGFAQDDVAVDGHAMEFRINAENAANGFAPATGKLSTYDPPGGIGVRLDDALRQGDKIGGDYDSMVAKLIVWGEDREECLVRSQRALAEFEIEGLVTVIPFHRLMLTDDAFVAGTHTTNYLDNELDTSEIEAAQERWGPGESEGDDEDGEVTEREFTVEVNGKRFEVNLEERGGIALPQSGGGGGGQSRRQAPRRSRSGGDGGGSSSDAASAEGEQIEAEMQGTILSVNVAEGDEVEAGDVLCVLEAMKMENDVVAERGGTVTAVAVEEGQSVDMGDALMSLD
- a CDS encoding DUF4397 domain-containing protein, encoding MTDTDRRTVLKLLGVAGAASALGGVGFVSANEHESNETANETDGEEMVPGAAGGLATGGVRVGHLSPDTPPVDVYVGVDAEFDPADTSPALAGLEYGTFAPGATGRYFEVPEGTYALKVTPAGDPETVAIDVPEFEVVEGQDATVLAVGELDPESDEPALEPLVITDTEGEDLPDPSAGEAAIRFVHASPDAGAVDIAVADRTVAEDVEFGGVSDYVPSEDCTQVLQVIAGGVPALVLQAYLPGGTKSTAYVVGSVSPDGGGDDSANATTATNETANDTTGNETDAADTGSLATEDQPLGAVATIDAVAPLDVTPIDLGGEAPADDEDEVADDNVTDDNATDDANETVGNATANETADNATVNETVDNATANETNDTGY
- a CDS encoding glycerophosphodiester phosphodiesterase; its protein translation is MRCIGHRGCPAHAPENTLLAVETAAPHVDMVEVDVRRCGSGELVVFHDERLDRLTDGTGRLDRTDWRTLRELRVDGSEEGIPLLADVVDAVPAEVGLNAELKHDGLAREAVSLLEGFAGEVVVSSFEASALEQVRARSDLPLAYLFHRRFDTRRRTWRRGVRRARELGCTYLHPEYRLCLDDDRRVVRATKAGLRVNAWTVPDRRSVRRLRRAGVDGVIVDDWRLV
- a CDS encoding NifU family protein — encoded protein: MSLEGVDEEELRERVSRFVMRNFPQIQMHGGSHAIRDLDVEKRSVTVALGGACSGCGISPMTIQALKTRLVQEIPEIDVVHADTGFGAETPVGYDPDDVPF
- a CDS encoding HD domain-containing protein; its protein translation is MTTIKDSVHDHIEVTGVAEALLDTPMVQRLRRIRQLGTVGLVYPSANHTRFEHSLGVYHLAEGALAHLDIDGTTAERVRAAALLHDVGHGPYSHNVEGVIHRHTGKYHDDVDDLLRTGEVAAVLADYDLDPARIAALVRGDGELGQLVSGELDVDRMDYLVRDAHHTGVPYGTIDHQRLVRELRFVGEELVLAEGNVQTAESLLLARALMTPTVYNHHVARIGKAMLRRATERLLAEGDVAAEDLRRFDDHSLLVALRECEATAAIASRLDRRALYKRAVWAEFDDVSDALLDATHGEVTDLEREVADAAGVAAEYVVLDVPARPSIPESTSRVVVNGNVRRLEGQSTLVQALVRVQREQWRLGVYAPDEHTAAVGRAVERVLGLDLDALVSDVRTGRHRTLDEFSEN
- a CDS encoding ArsR/SmtB family transcription factor — protein: MEGELWYVLGGTRGGPNRARLLQAVAERPRNANQLASELGLDYKTVRHHLEVLQTNGLVRDSGGGYGTVYLPSDRVRTNWETVEEILAETD
- a CDS encoding amidohydrolase family protein gives rise to the protein MDIEGTILTGRDFDPVRGRVVVEDGRITAIEEERVESTDVVLPAFVNAHTHVGDSIAKEAGAGLSLDDLVAPPDGLKHRLLRAASDDDLVAAMRRSLQYMQRGGTGTFLEFREGDVAGVRLLDRAAEGLDVDPVVLGRGSADVVDVADGYGASGARDADFERERAATREAGKLFGIHAGERDDEDIHPALDYDPDFLVHLVHAGEDHLDRIEREGVPAVVCPRSNLVTGVGFPPIETLAERTTVALGTDNVMMNAPSMFREMEFAAKLTDLDAPAVLRMATVAGADIAGLNRGCVEPGREAHLLVLDGDSDNLAGVQDVVRAVVRRAGVSDVKRVVLP
- a CDS encoding acc operon protein, which encodes MRIGLPEDVDADEAAAIAAAVEALVREQAAALAAAGDGPENPWESGGRRWRFAGRVEGVRDRTRRVPRFAPTDPWAAAGRAERF
- a CDS encoding acyl-CoA carboxylase subunit beta is translated as MDERIEELRERKAEAEKGGGEDRIESQHEKGKLTARERIDYFLDEGTFEEFDQLRTHRSHNFGMEEKQIPGDGVVTGYGEVDGRTVFVFAHDFTVFGGSLGEVFAEKVCKVMDRALEVGAPIVGLNDSAGARIQEGIDSLAGYADIFHRNQQASGVVPQISAIMGPCAGGAVYSPAITDFIFMVQETSHMFITGPEVIKTVTGEEVGFDELGGAKTHMNTSGVSHFAESGEEAALDDIRHLLSYLPANNVEDPPQVEPWDEPDRADEDLLDIVPDQPQKPYDIVDVVDGVVDVDSFFEVQEGYARNLVVGFARLDGHSVGVVANQPRVNAGTLDIDASLKGARFVRFCDAFNIPIVTFVDVPGFMPGTDQEHGGIIKHGAKLLYAYSEATVPLATVITRKAYGGAYDVMASKHIGADVNYAWPTAEIAVMGPQGAVNILYRDELDEAEDTDSRREELIGEYRETFANPYTAADRGFVDDVIEPTDTRRRLVHDLEMLRSKRKQQPSRKHGNIPL